From one Rhodamnia argentea isolate NSW1041297 chromosome 1, ASM2092103v1, whole genome shotgun sequence genomic stretch:
- the LOC125316108 gene encoding disease resistance protein L6-like isoform X1: MANSETGASTSNPFGGEYQVFLSFRGPDTRRGFTNSLYHALVDVGIRVFMDDEELRPGERISGNLLQAIDDSKLYIPIFSKHYASSHWCLRELAKMVENTSKSKEEGNEKVILPIFYDVKPADVKLRTSLYHDTILNLEQKMEDQKKFSSEDIETWRQALSEVDGTKGWELNKYPGEGDLIEAVVNEVVVRLKTRQRKVTGDLVGMEDRVEAINSSLDIQSGGARLIAVYGMGGIGKSTLAKIIYNQLCPRFGKNCSFLDGVREMAKTKGLVKLQEQLLSDISNSRVARNIDNIDHGINTIRETISNKKVLVVLDDVDEGNQIEYLIGINSLYPGTRILVTTRDKSVLKIRGLKYEIVPYEMEVLSDKDALQLFSRHAFDADFPPADYDTLSKDIVSTTGGLPSALRAIGSLLFLQQEKKIWQEMLEKLRKTPNSDVSGKLRITYDALETDQQQIFLDVACFFIGKDKTNPAFAWKDCGFSPEYAIDVLSNRCTIKVLDDNTLWVHDQFRDLGRAIANQERSRLWATEDIIREIRSTENKTSVQALDLTNWSWTDDDMTITAEQLKRFPNLRMLWLHNITCQGDFAGCLSELKWISLFYPDGSSERHPRFEATNLNLENVVVGNLVGHGFTDDHVRSLIKEGRKLKVLTLENNTSIYRTPTFSEYSALQKLTISKCASLMEIDSSIGKLWGLTDLSIESCQNLGKLPEQLGELRNLQHLSLRNCDSLSELPESVSKLASLMKLDVSHTPIRGLPDSIGRLPSLSSLNASSTPIVEVPGTMSELGRLQTLDLEHCHKIQELPELPSSLTALRLRSSSLQTVPNLSNLTNLVELLLSDGSESDATSNIIQSGDDLQWIGMLSKLKKQQLCLLNVRAPPTGLGALSLLKELTLYGLDFQSLEQLPSNLTALELDRTRVKQVQLDGLPQLETLTIRRCELVKRLSIPSSLRKLIEAQVSSCTELVEVRFLGVLMSLEGLCIEDCKSLERLVNLSDEPGRNELRAPELTDGGRRVSLVSSSLKMLQVFRLSRCPELQEIHFASTLKPLGVFSVEGCTALKRIGGLSNLKNLTRFGLVGCESLQVVEGMHELERLEQLKVNNCRSMERIADASSSKIPKGCQIQMSDCGELLDTGPDGSSITWESYREKILNAPTTQASDSEIEMTFYDCETETGDPLLEQQDDGNEDEHEDDDDDRKDDDDEDDGREDDEDNNLHEGLQSSRWPSPVYSEDDNIENNNVNEEGDGDGNGSGNDDEDKEERDDEEAEEEQNDGDDFDDNDYGYDREDNANEDQDEGDYNDEDDDGD, translated from the exons ATGGCAAACTCAGAGACAGGAGCGAGCACCAGCAACCCATTCGGAGGTGAGTATCAGGTGTTCCTGAGTTTTAGAGGGCCCGACACTCGTCGGGGATTCACCAATAGCCTCTACCACGCCTTGGTAGATGTAGGGATTCGCGTTTTTATGGATGACGAAGAGCTTCGACCAGGAGAAAGAATTAGTGGCAACCTTCTGCAAGCAATCGACGACTCCAAGCTTTACATACCCATTTTCTCCAAACATTATGCTTCGAGTCACTGGTGCCTCCGCGAGCTTGCAAAGATGGTGGAGAACACCTCTAAATCTAAAGAAGAGGGGAATGAGAAGGTGATATTGCCCATCTTTTATGACGTGAAACCTGCTGATGTGAAGCTGAGAACCTCGTTGTACCACGATACCATACTTAATTTGGAGCAAAAGATGGAGGATCAGAAGAAGTTCAGCTCCGAAGACATAGAGACATGGCGTCAGGCACTCAGCGAAGTTGATGGCACCAAGGGGTGGGAGCTGAATAAATATCCGGG CGAGGGGGATCTTATCGAGGCTGTTGTCAACGAGGTTGTGGTTAGACTCAAGACAAGACAAAGAAAAGTGACTGGAGATTTAGTTGGAATGGAGGATCGAGTAGAAGCCATAAACAGTTCACTAGACATCCAATCCGGTGGTGCACGGCTCATCGCAGTTTACGGGATGGGCGGCATCGGTAAATCAACACTTGCCAAGATCATCTACAACCAATTATGTCCTCGCTTTGGGAAAAACTGCAGCTTTCTCGATGGCGTAAGGGAAATGGCAAAAACCAAGGGCTTGGTGAAGCTGCAAGAACAATTGCTGTCCGATATCTCTAATTCCAGAGTGGCTCGCAACATTGATAACATTGATCATGGGATCAATACGATTAGAGAAACGATTAGCAACAAGAAGGTACTAGTTGTATTGGATGATGTTGATGAGGGAAACCAAATCGAATACCTCATTGGAATTAATTCTTTGTACCCTGGCACTAGGATACTTGTTACCACTAGGGACAAAAGTGTTCTGAAAATCAGAGGGTTGAAGTATGAAATCGTGCCTTATGAAATGGAGGTGTTGAGTGACAAAGATGCGCTTCAACTTTTCAGCAGGCATGCCTTCGATGCCGACTTTCCTCCGGCCGATTATGATACTTTGTCAAAAGACATCGTCTCTACAACGGGTGGACTACCTTCAGCTCTTCGAGCAATAGGTTCATTGCTTTTTCTTcagcaagagaaaaaaatatggcAAGAGATGCTAGAGAAGCTAAGGAAAACACCCAATAGTGATGTCTCAGGAAAGCTAAGGATTACCTATGATGCCTTAGAAACGGATCAACAACAGATATTTCTTGACGTTGCGTGCTTTTTCATCGGTAAAGATAAGACTAATCCAGCCTTTGCATGGAAAGATTGTGGGTTTAGCCCGGAATATGCTATTGATGTCCTTAGTAACAGATGCACAATAAAGGTTTTAGATGATAATACCTTATGGGTACATGATCAGTTTAGAGATCTTGGAAGGGCAATTGCTAATCAAGAGCGTTCCAGGTTATGGGCTACAGAAGACATCATTCGCGAAATAAGATCAACAGAG AACAAGACAAGCGTTCAAGCACTGGATTTGACAAATTGGTCATGGACTGATGACGACATGACCATCACCGCGGAGCAACTTAAACGGTTCCCAAATCTTCGGATGCTGTGGTTGCACAACATAACCTGCCAAGGTGACTTTGCTGGCTGTCTTTCCGAGTTGAAATGGATCAGCTTGTTCTACCCTGATGGAAGTTCTGAACGTCATCCACGTTTTGAGGCAACCAATTTGAATCTAGAAAACGTGGTTGTGGGGAATCTCGTTGGCCATGGGTTCACGGATGATCATGTCAGGAGCCTCATCAAG GAGGGGAGGAAACTGAAGGTTCTCACTCTTGAAAATAATACGTCGATATACAGGACTCCGACATTTTCCGAATACTCGGCTTTACAGAAGTTAACTATTTCTAAATGTGCATCTTTGATGGAAATTGACAGCTCTATTGGAAAACTGTGGGGGCTGACTGATTTGAGTATTGAGTCATGTCAAAATCTTGGAAAATTGCCTGAACAACTTGGAGAGCTAAGGAATCTTCAGCACCTTTCTCTCAGAAACTGTGACAGCTTGAGCGAACTCCCCGAATCGGTTTCGAAGTTAGCGTCATTGATGAAGTTGGATGTATCGCACACGCCTATCAGGGGATTGCCAGATTCCATTGGTAGACTACCAAGCCTGTCATCTCTCAATGCATCATCCACACCAATTGTGGAAGTGCCCGGAACAATGAGCGAGCTCGGTCGCCTCCAAACACTGGACTTAGAGCATTGTCATAAGATCCAAGAGTTGCCGGAGCTTCCTAGCAGTTTGACCGCTCTACGGCTGAGATCCAGTTCGTTGCAGACTGTCCCTAACCTCTCAAACCTTACTAATCTAGTTGAACTGCTCCTATCTGATGGCTCTGAATCTGACGCCACGTCAAATATAATACAAAGTGGCGATGACTTGCAGTGGATTGGGATGTTATCCAAACTGAAGAAGCAGCAGCTGTGCCTTTTAAATGTCCGTGCACCGCCGACAGGGTTGGGCGCCCTTTCTCTGCTGAAAGAACTTACTCTGTATGGACTAGACTTCCAATCCCTCGAACAACTTCCGTCAAACCTGACAGCTCTAGAGCTTGATCGCACTCGGGTGAAACAGGTACAGCTCGATGGGCTTCCTCAGTTGGAAACGTTGACTATCAGAAGGTGTGAACTCGTCAAAAGATTATCGATCCCATCGAGTTTAAGAAAACTGATAGAAGCTCAGGTGTCTTCTTGCACGGAGCTAGTCGAAGTTCGATTTCTCGGTGTCTTAATGTCGTTGGAGGGATTATGCATTGAGGACTGTAAGTCTTTAGAGAGGTTGGTTAATCTGTCGGACGAGCCAGGGCGCAACGAGCTACGAGCTCCCGAGTTGACCGATGGTGGGAGGAGAGTGTCCCTTGTCTCCAGCTCCCTAAAGATGCTTCAAGTATTCCGGCTGTCGAGGTGCCCAGAGCTACAGGAGATTCATTTTGCCTCTACGCTCAAACCACTGGGAGTATTCTCTGTCGAAGGGTGCACTGCACTAAAAAGGATAGGCGGTCTGTCAAACTTGAAGAACTTGACGCGGTTCGGCCTTGTAGGGTGCGAGAGCCTGCAGGTTGTCGAGGGCATGCACGAGTTAGAGCGTCTGGAGCAGCTGAAAGTTAATAATTGCAGATCCATGGAAAGGATAGCTGATGCGTCGAGCTCAAAAATACCAAAGGGGTGCCAGATACAGATGAGCGATTGCGGGGAGTTACTCGACACCGGTCCGGATGGTTCAAGCATCACTTGGGAGTCTTACAGAGAGAAGATCCTGAATGCACCAACAACACAAGCGTCGGACTCCGAAATCGAAATGACTTTCTACGACTGCGAAACAGAAACAGGGGATCCTCTATTGGAACAG
- the LOC125316108 gene encoding disease resistance protein L6-like isoform X2, which yields MANSETGASTSNPFGGEYQVFLSFRGPDTRRGFTNSLYHALVDVGIRVFMDDEELRPGERISGNLLQAIDDSKLYIPIFSKHYASSHWCLRELAKMVENTSKSKEEGNEKVILPIFYDVKPADVKLRTSLYHDTILNLEQKMEDQKKFSSEDIETWRQALSEVDGTKGWELNKYPGEGDLIEAVVNEVVVRLKTRQRKVTGDLVGMEDRVEAINSSLDIQSGGARLIAVYGMGGIGKSTLAKIIYNQLCPRFGKNCSFLDGVREMAKTKGLVKLQEQLLSDISNSRVARNIDNIDHGINTIRETISNKKVLVVLDDVDEGNQIEYLIGINSLYPGTRILVTTRDKSVLKIRGLKYEIVPYEMEVLSDKDALQLFSRHAFDADFPPADYDTLSKDIVSTTGGLPSALRAIGSLLFLQQEKKIWQEMLEKLRKTPNSDVSGKLRITYDALETDQQQIFLDVACFFIGKDKTNPAFAWKDCGFSPEYAIDVLSNRCTIKVLDDNTLWVHDQFRDLGRAIANQERSRLWATEDIIREIRSTENKTSVQALDLTNWSWTDDDMTITAEQLKRFPNLRMLWLHNITCQGDFAGCLSELKWISLFYPDGSSERHPRFEATNLNLENVVVGNLVGHGFTDDHVRSLIKEGRKLKVLTLENNTSIYRTPTFSEYSALQKLTISKCASLMEIDSSIGKLWGLTDLSIESCQNLGKLPEQLGELRNLQHLSLRNCDSLSELPESVSKLASLMKLDVSHTPIRGLPDSIGRLPSLSSLNASSTPIVEVPGTMSELGRLQTLDLEHCHKIQELPELPSSLTALRLRSSSLQTVPNLSNLTNLVELLLSDGSESDATSNIIQSGDDLQWIGMLSKLKKQQLCLLNVRAPPTGLGALSLLKELTLYGLDFQSLEQLPSNLTALELDRTRVKQVQLDGLPQLETLTIRRCELVKRLSIPSSLRKLIEAQVSSCTELVEVRFLGVLMSLEGLCIEDCKSLERLVNLSDEPGRNELRAPELTDGGRRVSLVSSSLKMLQVFRLSRCPELQEIHFASTLKPLGVFSVEGCTALKRIGGLSNLKNLTRFGLVGCESLQVVEGMHELERLEQLKVNNCRSMERIADASSSKIPKGCQIQMSDCGELLDTGPDGSSITWESYREKILNAPTTQASDSEIEMTFYDCETETGDPLLEQDDGNEDEHEDDDDDRKDDDDEDDGREDDEDNNLHEGLQSSRWPSPVYSEDDNIENNNVNEEGDGDGNGSGNDDEDKEERDDEEAEEEQNDGDDFDDNDYGYDREDNANEDQDEGDYNDEDDDGD from the exons ATGGCAAACTCAGAGACAGGAGCGAGCACCAGCAACCCATTCGGAGGTGAGTATCAGGTGTTCCTGAGTTTTAGAGGGCCCGACACTCGTCGGGGATTCACCAATAGCCTCTACCACGCCTTGGTAGATGTAGGGATTCGCGTTTTTATGGATGACGAAGAGCTTCGACCAGGAGAAAGAATTAGTGGCAACCTTCTGCAAGCAATCGACGACTCCAAGCTTTACATACCCATTTTCTCCAAACATTATGCTTCGAGTCACTGGTGCCTCCGCGAGCTTGCAAAGATGGTGGAGAACACCTCTAAATCTAAAGAAGAGGGGAATGAGAAGGTGATATTGCCCATCTTTTATGACGTGAAACCTGCTGATGTGAAGCTGAGAACCTCGTTGTACCACGATACCATACTTAATTTGGAGCAAAAGATGGAGGATCAGAAGAAGTTCAGCTCCGAAGACATAGAGACATGGCGTCAGGCACTCAGCGAAGTTGATGGCACCAAGGGGTGGGAGCTGAATAAATATCCGGG CGAGGGGGATCTTATCGAGGCTGTTGTCAACGAGGTTGTGGTTAGACTCAAGACAAGACAAAGAAAAGTGACTGGAGATTTAGTTGGAATGGAGGATCGAGTAGAAGCCATAAACAGTTCACTAGACATCCAATCCGGTGGTGCACGGCTCATCGCAGTTTACGGGATGGGCGGCATCGGTAAATCAACACTTGCCAAGATCATCTACAACCAATTATGTCCTCGCTTTGGGAAAAACTGCAGCTTTCTCGATGGCGTAAGGGAAATGGCAAAAACCAAGGGCTTGGTGAAGCTGCAAGAACAATTGCTGTCCGATATCTCTAATTCCAGAGTGGCTCGCAACATTGATAACATTGATCATGGGATCAATACGATTAGAGAAACGATTAGCAACAAGAAGGTACTAGTTGTATTGGATGATGTTGATGAGGGAAACCAAATCGAATACCTCATTGGAATTAATTCTTTGTACCCTGGCACTAGGATACTTGTTACCACTAGGGACAAAAGTGTTCTGAAAATCAGAGGGTTGAAGTATGAAATCGTGCCTTATGAAATGGAGGTGTTGAGTGACAAAGATGCGCTTCAACTTTTCAGCAGGCATGCCTTCGATGCCGACTTTCCTCCGGCCGATTATGATACTTTGTCAAAAGACATCGTCTCTACAACGGGTGGACTACCTTCAGCTCTTCGAGCAATAGGTTCATTGCTTTTTCTTcagcaagagaaaaaaatatggcAAGAGATGCTAGAGAAGCTAAGGAAAACACCCAATAGTGATGTCTCAGGAAAGCTAAGGATTACCTATGATGCCTTAGAAACGGATCAACAACAGATATTTCTTGACGTTGCGTGCTTTTTCATCGGTAAAGATAAGACTAATCCAGCCTTTGCATGGAAAGATTGTGGGTTTAGCCCGGAATATGCTATTGATGTCCTTAGTAACAGATGCACAATAAAGGTTTTAGATGATAATACCTTATGGGTACATGATCAGTTTAGAGATCTTGGAAGGGCAATTGCTAATCAAGAGCGTTCCAGGTTATGGGCTACAGAAGACATCATTCGCGAAATAAGATCAACAGAG AACAAGACAAGCGTTCAAGCACTGGATTTGACAAATTGGTCATGGACTGATGACGACATGACCATCACCGCGGAGCAACTTAAACGGTTCCCAAATCTTCGGATGCTGTGGTTGCACAACATAACCTGCCAAGGTGACTTTGCTGGCTGTCTTTCCGAGTTGAAATGGATCAGCTTGTTCTACCCTGATGGAAGTTCTGAACGTCATCCACGTTTTGAGGCAACCAATTTGAATCTAGAAAACGTGGTTGTGGGGAATCTCGTTGGCCATGGGTTCACGGATGATCATGTCAGGAGCCTCATCAAG GAGGGGAGGAAACTGAAGGTTCTCACTCTTGAAAATAATACGTCGATATACAGGACTCCGACATTTTCCGAATACTCGGCTTTACAGAAGTTAACTATTTCTAAATGTGCATCTTTGATGGAAATTGACAGCTCTATTGGAAAACTGTGGGGGCTGACTGATTTGAGTATTGAGTCATGTCAAAATCTTGGAAAATTGCCTGAACAACTTGGAGAGCTAAGGAATCTTCAGCACCTTTCTCTCAGAAACTGTGACAGCTTGAGCGAACTCCCCGAATCGGTTTCGAAGTTAGCGTCATTGATGAAGTTGGATGTATCGCACACGCCTATCAGGGGATTGCCAGATTCCATTGGTAGACTACCAAGCCTGTCATCTCTCAATGCATCATCCACACCAATTGTGGAAGTGCCCGGAACAATGAGCGAGCTCGGTCGCCTCCAAACACTGGACTTAGAGCATTGTCATAAGATCCAAGAGTTGCCGGAGCTTCCTAGCAGTTTGACCGCTCTACGGCTGAGATCCAGTTCGTTGCAGACTGTCCCTAACCTCTCAAACCTTACTAATCTAGTTGAACTGCTCCTATCTGATGGCTCTGAATCTGACGCCACGTCAAATATAATACAAAGTGGCGATGACTTGCAGTGGATTGGGATGTTATCCAAACTGAAGAAGCAGCAGCTGTGCCTTTTAAATGTCCGTGCACCGCCGACAGGGTTGGGCGCCCTTTCTCTGCTGAAAGAACTTACTCTGTATGGACTAGACTTCCAATCCCTCGAACAACTTCCGTCAAACCTGACAGCTCTAGAGCTTGATCGCACTCGGGTGAAACAGGTACAGCTCGATGGGCTTCCTCAGTTGGAAACGTTGACTATCAGAAGGTGTGAACTCGTCAAAAGATTATCGATCCCATCGAGTTTAAGAAAACTGATAGAAGCTCAGGTGTCTTCTTGCACGGAGCTAGTCGAAGTTCGATTTCTCGGTGTCTTAATGTCGTTGGAGGGATTATGCATTGAGGACTGTAAGTCTTTAGAGAGGTTGGTTAATCTGTCGGACGAGCCAGGGCGCAACGAGCTACGAGCTCCCGAGTTGACCGATGGTGGGAGGAGAGTGTCCCTTGTCTCCAGCTCCCTAAAGATGCTTCAAGTATTCCGGCTGTCGAGGTGCCCAGAGCTACAGGAGATTCATTTTGCCTCTACGCTCAAACCACTGGGAGTATTCTCTGTCGAAGGGTGCACTGCACTAAAAAGGATAGGCGGTCTGTCAAACTTGAAGAACTTGACGCGGTTCGGCCTTGTAGGGTGCGAGAGCCTGCAGGTTGTCGAGGGCATGCACGAGTTAGAGCGTCTGGAGCAGCTGAAAGTTAATAATTGCAGATCCATGGAAAGGATAGCTGATGCGTCGAGCTCAAAAATACCAAAGGGGTGCCAGATACAGATGAGCGATTGCGGGGAGTTACTCGACACCGGTCCGGATGGTTCAAGCATCACTTGGGAGTCTTACAGAGAGAAGATCCTGAATGCACCAACAACACAAGCGTCGGACTCCGAAATCGAAATGACTTTCTACGACTGCGAAACAGAAACAGGGGATCCTCTATTGGAACAG